In the genome of Candidatus Desulfofervidus auxilii, the window TCCTGTTTAAGAAGTTTCGGAAGTGCTTTAAAGGCATCGTCTTCAAGTCTGTAACCAACTGTTATAGAAAGTCCACCAAGTTGTTTTCTTGTTTCTTTATGTTCAACTATAAGTTTTTGAAGTTCTTCTTCAGTTCTTTTTTGCGCTTCAGCAAGCTCTTCAACACGTTTTTCAGTTCTTTTTTGTGCTTCAGCCAATTCTTCAATACGTTCTTCTGTTCTTTTTTGCGCCTCAGCTAATTCCTCAACACGTTCTTCAGTTCTTTTCTGTGCTTCAGCCAATTCTTCAACACGTTCTTCTGTCCTCTTTTGTGCCTCAGCTAATTCTTCAACACGTTTTTCGGTTCTTTTCTGTGCCTCTGCAAGTTCTTTTTGTGCTTTTGCTAAATCTTTTACAATTTCCTTAAGTTCATTAAAATCTTTTGCCTTTACAAGTTCATCTGTAATATCATAAAGTACTTCTGCTAAAAGTGTAGCCTGTTTTTCTGAAAATCCCTTTCTTAATCTTTCCTTAAGTTCATTTTGTTTAAACATTTAATTCCCCTTTTTAACTTTATTTTTATCAAAATTTTAATCTATTTGCAAAAAATTAGTGCTCTTGACATCTCTTTTTTCTCCTTGCATTATAGAAAAAATGCTTTATTCTAGAAGAGATTTTTTAAAATGCACTTTTTGCTTCCTTGCATCTTTTTTTTCTGATTCTTGGGCAAAAACTATTTATTTTAGAAAAGGACTTATTAAGACTAAAGTTTCGCCGTATTTTAAAAAGCTAGACAATAAATCCATAATGTGCACTTTATGCCCCAGGTTTTGTGTTGTTGCTGATGGGAAAAGAGGTTATTGCGAAGTAAGAGAGAATAGGGGAGGTATTTATTATAGTCTGGTTTATGGAAATCCCTGTGCTGTCCATATTGATCCAATTGAGAAAAAACCATTCTTTCATGTACTTCCTGGAACTAGTGCTTTTTCTATTGCTACAGCAGGTTGTAACTTTGATTGCAAATTCTGTCAGAATTGGGAAATTTCTCAGGCTAGACCAGAAGAGACATTCAATTATGATTTACCTCCTGAAGAAGTAGTTGCTTTAGCAAAAATCTATAAGTGTTCTTCTATTGCTTCTACCTATGTTGAACCAATGATTTTTTATGAATACATGTATGATATTGGGCGCCTTTTAAAAGAAGAGGATATTCTTAATACTTGCCATTCTAATGGCTTTATTAATCCAGAACCATTAAGGGCATTATGTAAATATTTAGATGCTGCTTGTATTGATCTTAAAGGTTTTAGTGAAAAATTTTATGAAGAACTAACAGAAGGTAAATTAGCTCCAGTACTTAGGACATTAAAAATTTTAAGAAAAGAAGGTGTACATACTGAGATTGTTAACTTAATAGTGCCCACAAAAAATGATGATTTTAAAATGATAAAAGAAATGGTAGAATGGATTAAAACAGAATTAGGAAATGATGTTCCTTTACATTTTACTCGTTTTTACCCTAGATATAAATTAAATAATCTTCCTCCTACACCAATAGATACTTTAGAAAAAGCAAGAAGCATAGCTTTAAAGGCTGGTTTAAAATATGTTTATATAGGAAATGTGCCTGGTCATCCTGCAGAAAATACTTATTGTCCTAGGTGTGATGAAGTGCTTATTAGGCGTATAGGATATAGAATTGAAGCTATTTATCTTAAAGATGGTAAATGTGGCTATTGTGGATTTCCTATACCAGGTATTTGGTCAAAAAAGAAGCAAAAACAGGGCAAGCAAGTTTAAAGATATGAGTATAATAAGACTATTAGGTATACCTAAAATAGGTATAATTATAAGACTTGTTCCCAATGCTCCTAAAGCAGAACCAAAAAGGTCAATACCATAAAAAATAGAAGCCACTTTTTTGATTTCTTCACCTGCCTGACGATATGTTTCAGCTGCAGTGAGAAACTGCATACCACCTAAAATGCCAGCCAAAAGTAAAAGACTCGGAAAAAGTAAATGGATTAAAATAGGATATTGTAAAACTTTCATATTATTAAGAAAATAAACAATACCTAATTCTATAAAACAAATTATGCATAAGCCTGCTTGTAGGTATAAGAGAAATTTTTTTGGTTTACTGGGAGGATAAGAGCGAATAATAAAACTTCCAAAAGTAAGTCCTAACATAAAGGCAGTAATGAGGATAGCAAGTTCATGATAAACATAACCATAAAATACTTGAAAGCTAATAAAAACTATAATTTCTAAGCTCATTTCAGTAAATCCTGTTATAAAAACAGCATTAAATAAAGGTAGGTTTAAATATCTTTTAGAAAATATAAAAATTAATATACCTAGAGCAATTATGAAGAACAAACAATAAGTTAAAGATAGATGTCTTAATTTTAAGACTGTTTTTCTTATAGCCGGAAAATGAGTAGTACTCCATAACACCATTCCGTAAAAATAACATCTTGGTTTTAAATCTGTATTTAAATCAAAAATCTTTGTTTCTTCTAAAATAGATTTAAAAAAGGCGAGTTTTAAAGGGGAGAGGTCAAATTTGAGATAATATTCTTGAACGTATTTGAGATTAAGCTTTCGTTCTTTTATACGTTCAAAAAGTACTTCCATATTAGGTGTTAAAGTATTTTTTGAAGGGCTAGCTAAAAAATAAGCCTTTTCACCTGGCAAAGCTAATACTTCTTTAAAAACTGTTTTAAGTGTAAAATATATACTTCTTAAAAAGTCTGCTAATACCAATCCAATCATATCTGGGGCAGAAGAGACACTGAGACAGAAGATTCCATTTTTATCTAAAATATTTTTTACTTCTTTAAAGAAATCTTGAGTATAAAAACGATTGAGTTGTGCAGTTACTGGATCACCTAAGTGAAGAATAATAACGTCAAATTTTTTTGTAATATTTTTTATAAATAATCGCCCATCTTGATGAAATACATTTACACGCTTGTCTTTTAAAGCATTTTTAATCTCATTAGGCAAATATCTTTTACTTAATTTAATTAAATATGGATCAAGTTCTACATAAATAATATTTTTTATTGATGGATGTTTTAAAATTTCATTCAAACAACCTGAGACTCCTCCTCCAATTAAAAGCACAGATTTGGGTTTGGGATGTTCCAATAAAGCGAGATGAACAGCATATTCAGTTGTAGCTGGGTCAGGATAAGTAAAGGCATAAAGACCACTTTCATAAACAATAATTTGATTCTGTGTTTTTAAAAATGTCAAATGCCCATATATTGTATCTTTAGATACAATTACTTTATAAGGTTGCCATTGCCACTGTCGACTCTTTTTTTCAAGCCACTGCCAATTGATTAAACTGATAAAAATTAAACAAAGAATAAGAAAATTTAAAACTTTTAATATTTTAGAAAATCTTTGGCCATAAAACCAACTATAAGTAGCAATTAATAAAGAAAGATAAAGAGCAATTTTAAGAATAGGTATTTTAGGACATAAAAAGAAATAAAAGAGGATACCTCCTATTCCTGCTCCAATAGCTTCTTTTAAATAAACCTGAGTAATAACTTGATTTTGAGAGAATTTTCTTAAAACTTCACATCCTAAAGTAAAAAGGGCTCCAATAAAAAAAGCATAAGGTAAAAGAATGAGAAAAGAGACTATTAATGATTCAAGCACAGAGTTTATTTCACCTAATCCTAAAATAGGTTTAATTAAACGACAAAGAATAAGACAGCCTGGTAAAGTTAAAGAAATAATTGAAAAGAAGAAAAAGAAAAAAATTTTTTCTTTTTTTATCCATCTAGCTATAAAACTTCCTAATCCTGTCCACAATAGCCAACTAGCTAAGGCAATACCAGCAGTAATTTCATTACCAGATAAAAGAACCATTAATTCCCTTAAAAACAGAATTTGTCCTAAAGTGGCAGCCAGACCTAAAAGGATAAATGCACTACCTAAAGGCATATTCAGACAATACCCTAGGCTTGAAAAAGAGACAAGATGATTCATTAATAAAAAACGCTTGACTAATTTTTAAAACTAATGTTAGATAAGCTGAAAAAAGAAAGGGAGGGAATCAATATGTCTGATGTAAAAACCTGGGATTGGGAAACCAGGGAAAAACTTGTCACAAATGTGAATGAATGGATAATGAAATTTCCTCAAGTACATGAATTTGTAGTAAGTGAAGATGGTGAAAAAATTGCGGCAGTAGTAAAGACAGAAAATGAAACCTATACTGTTTGTGTTAATGGTGAAACATGGGAAAGTGAATTTGACAAAGCTTGGTCATTAAAATTTGCTCCTGATGGTCGTCTTGTGGTTATAGTTTCTGAAATGGGTGAGTGGACAGTGGCTGTAGATGGTCAGACATGGGAAGATAAATTTGAATATGTTTGGGATTTAAAATTTAGTCCTAATGGTAAAAAAATAGGGGTTAAAGTGAGACAAGGAGGTCTTTACAAAGTATGTATAGATGGTCAAAGTTGGGAAAATGGTTTTTTTGATATGAGAGAATTTATTTTTAGTCCGGATGGACGAAAAGTGGCAGCTACGGTACAAGTAGAAGCTATGCCTGAAGGAGATATTTTTAAATTTGCAGAAGGTCTTTGGACAGTGGCTGTGGACGGGAAGCCTTGGTCTAAAAGGTTTATGAATGTTTGGGGTATTGATTTTAGTTTTGATGCCAATCTTATAGCTGCAGAAGTAAGATTTGACCCTGAAAGATATACCATTGCTATAAATGAAAAAACATGGCCAGAGACTTATAGTTGGGTTTGGGCACCTGTTTTTAAACCTAATAGTACAAAAGTAGTAGCACCAGTAAAAAAGGAAAAGTGGTTTTTGGCTATGGATGGAGAGATCATTTGGCCAAAAGGATTTAGACAAATCTTTTATCCTGTTTTTAGTCCTGATGAAATTTCTATTGCTGCAGTAGTTGCCCTTAAAAATGGAAAATGGACAGTAGCTGTAGATGGTAAACCCTGGAATATTGCAGTAGATTCAGCTGTTTTAAAACCAGTTTTTAGTCCTGATGGTGAAAGAATAGCAGCCATAGTCAAAATAGATGAACCTGCTTATGATTTAAAGCCTTATCCAGTTTATAATATTGCAGTAAATGACCATATCTGGCCAGAATGGTTTGATATGGTTTGGGATCCTGTTTTTAGCCCTGATGGTGAAAAATTAGCTGCAAAAGTAGAAAAAAATGGTAAATATACAATTGTAATTGAAGGAAAGGTGTGGGGGAAAGAATTTGATGCCCTTTGGCCGCCTGTATTTAGTCCTGATGGCGAGAAAATATTGGTAAGATGTATTGAGGGTGGAAAGTATTATCGACGTATTGTTCCAGTAAGTCGTATATTAGGTTAAAATTTTATTGACAATAAATATGCTCAATGCTAAATACTTTTGTAACAAAGGAGGATAAAGATGTATGAATTTGTACGTGGCCCACTTTTATGGTTTTCTTTTGCTGTGTTTATTTTAGGAAGTATAGGGAAAATTTTATACATTTGTTGGTTAAATTACAAAAAGGATCAAACTATTTATGATTATTTTAGTATAAAGTATGGCTTACGTTCTATAATTCATTGGATTATCCCTTTTGGTAGTTTAAATATGCGCCAAAGACCTATCCATACTATTGTTTCTTGGTCATTTCATTTTTGTCTTTTAGTTGTTCCTATTTTCCTTATGGCTCATAATGTGCTTTGGTATGAGTCCTTTCGTATAAGTTGGTGGACTTTACCAGATCAATTAGCAGATATTATGACACTTATTGTTATTGGCGCTTGTGTATTTTTCTTTGTAAGAAGAAAAGTTTTGCCAGAGGTAAAATATGTTACATTTACTTCTGATTATGTTTTATTAGTCATTGCGGCTTTACCATTTATTACTGGTTTTTTAGCTTATCATCAATGGCTTTTACCTTATAAGGTGATGATAATTTTACATATTTTGAGTGGGGAATTGATGCTTATTGCTATTCCATTTACTAGACTTGATCACATGTTAACTTTTTGGCTAACAAGAAGTTATATGGGTTCAGAATTTGGTGGAGTACGTCATGTAAAAGATTATTAATTTTTAGGAGGTTAAGCTATGATAGAATTAGTTAGAGATTGGGATAAATGGCAAGTTAAAGATATTGGTTTAGATGAGCCTGTAAAAAAATTAACACCAGAAAGAATAGAAGAGGTAATTAATCGGATATTAAAACAAGAAGGTTGGGCTAGGATTAAAATGTATGTAGACACCTGCATCCACTGTGGTTTATGTTCTAACGCATGTCATCATTATCTTTCTAATGATTGTCATCCTCATTTTGCTCCGGTAGGGAAGATAAAGGATACTCTTTGGATAATGTTACAAAAAAAAGGCAAAGTGAGTCCTGAATTTATGAAACATGTAGCTGAAACTGTTTATACAGAATGCAATGTTTGTATGCGCTGTTCACAATACTGTCCTTTTGGGATAGACATAGCCTATCTGATAAGTGTTGTTAGAAGAATTTGCCATTTTCTTGGTCTTGTACCTCAATATTTGCAAGATACAGTAAATAGTCATGCTGTAACCATGAATCAGATGTGGGTAAAGCAGGATGAATGGATAGATACATTACAATGGCAGGAAGAAGAATGGCAGGGTGAGATTCCAAGTGTTCGGATACCAATAGATAAAGAAGGTGCAGATGTAATGTATTCTGTTATTGGACCTGAGCCCAAAATACTTGCTCAATTAATTGGAAATGCAGCAGTCATTATGACAGTAGCAGGAATTGATTGGACCATGCCATCTTTTGATGGCTGGGACAATAGTGATATGGCTATGTATTCAGGTGATTGGGAAGTAATGGGAAGAGTAAAAAAGGCACATTTTGAAGCAGCTATGCGTCTTAAATGTAAAAAGATTGTTATGGGTGAATGTGGACATGCCTTTAGGTCAGTTTATGATAGAGGTAATAGAATATTGGGATGGAAAATGCATCCTATCCCCATTATCCATGCTGTTCAATTTTATTATGAATTGATAAGAGACGGAAAGCTTAAAATAGCAAGAAAAATAAAAGAGCCAGTAACCTTGCATGATCCTTGCAATATTATAAGAGGTAGAGGTTTAGGTGAAATGGCTCGTTATGTAATGAGAGCAATTTGTGAAGACTTTAGAGATATGTGGCCAAATAAAGAATATAATTATTGTTGTAATGCAGGAGGAGATACTATCAATTGCGGTCCGCCTTGGAAGAAAAAACGTTGTGATAGCAACAAAGTAAAGGCAGAACAATTAAAAGCAACAGGGGCAAAGATTGTTGTTACTCCATGTCATAATTGCCATAGTGGTATGGAAGATATTGTTCATTATTATAATTTAGGTATGGAAGTTAAATTTATTAATGAATTGTTAATTGAATGTATTGAAATTCCAGAAAATTTAAAGGCATAACATATTAAGGAGGGAAAGTTATGAGAAAATGGATGGTGTTTTTTTGTATTTTGAGTATGGTATTGATAATAGGTTATCTTTATGCTCAAGATGAAGAGATGGTTATTGCTCATAAAGAGGTATTTCAACGTTTAGAGAGAGCACCAGTGATTTTTACTCATGAAAAGCATGTTGAAGAATTAGGTGGTGATGAAGCATGTAAAGAATGTCATCACATTTACAGTGAAGAAGAAGGCAAATTAGTTTATGAGGAAGGTGAAGAAGTTGGTTGTACAGAATGCCATGGTTTTAAAGATGAAAAAAGAGAAGATGGAGGTAAAACTCCATCTTTAATGAACGCATATCATATAAATTGTGTTGGTTGTCATAGAAAGTTGGCTAAGGCAAATAAAAAGACAGGACCTGCTACTTGTGGTGAATGTCATATAAAGAAAAATTGGAAATTAATAGAAGAAGAGGTTGAGGAAGAGGCTACTCACGCTGAAGAAGCACATCATCATTAAATTTAAAAATTTTTCTTGACACTGAGATGACAGAGTGCTATAAGGCATTTTAAAATCTAAGAAGTGAGATGGCCTATGAAAACAGGGACGATAAAAGGTGGGATTAGGTTTCAGATACCAAAAATTGATATGCTAACAGAAAAGTTGGCAGTACCTAAAAAAATAGTAATTCCTTTAAAACAACATGAAGGCCCTCCCTGTAAGGCTTTTGTAAAAAAAGGACAGGAAGTAAAAATTGGTGATCTGATTGGTGAAAGTAAAAGTGAGAGAAGTGCTCCGATTTATGCAACTGTTTCTGGTAAAGTTGTAGATTTACCAAAGAGGTTTCCTGATATTAGAGGTGGTTACATTCCAGCAGTAGTTATTGAATCTGATGGTAAAGAAGAGTGGGCATCTTTAGAAAAAACAACAGATGTTTTTAAAGCTATTGAATTGTTTGGCATAGTAGATGGTGGAATAGATGCTATTCCCCTTTCTACAAAATTGAATTTTGCTAAAAGTAAAAATGTAAGGGAACTTATTATTAATGGGGTAGATTTAGAACCTGGTGTTTCTGTCCGTTATAAATTAGTTGTTGAAAAAAGAGAGGCATTAGCAGAAGGTATTAAGACACTTAAAAATGTTTTAGGTGCAACTGCAGCTTATCTTGCCATTGAAGATACAAATACTGTTGCTCAAAGTGAGCTTCCTGGAATTTTATCTGGAGTAGCTGAATTAGTATTATTAAAATCTAAATTCCCGCAGGGCTTAGACAAATTTGTAGTCAAGGCAATAACTGGCAAAGAACCTCCTTCACCTCATGGGACACCAGAAGATGTAGGAGTATGTGTAATTGGAGCAGAAACAGCAATAGCTGTTTCTGAAGCTGTCAAAAATGCAAAACCAGTTATTGATCAATTTATTACTGTTTATGGAGCAGTAAGTAAACCAAAGAATTTGCAGGTAAGGATTGGTACTCCTTTAAAGGATGTTCTTTCTTATTGTGGGGCAAATGGAGATGTTGCAAAGGTAATTGTAGGTGGCCCAATGATGGGTTTAGCCCAATATTCATTGGAAACCCCAGTAACAAAGGAAATAACTGCAATATATGTACAAAAGGAATCTGATTTAGTTACTATTTCTGATCAAAAGTGCATTAATTGCGGTTGGTGTGTAAAAGTCTGTCCAATGGGACTTTTGCCTAATGTAATTGCCTCTTTTTGTGAAGTAGATATGTTTGAAGAGGCAGAAAGTTATAATCTTTCTTATTGTATAGAATGTGGCTGTTGTGCGTATGTTTGTCCAGCCAAGATTCCTTTAGTACATTGGATTAAATATGGAAAATCACAATTAAAGAGAGAAGAACAATGAGGGAAGAAGGACTTATTGTTTCGGTAGGACCCCATATTCAGGGTAAAGAGTCTATTAAAAGTATGATGTTAGGATTTATTATTGCTCTTATTCCAGCGGCAATAGCAGGAGTATATTATTTTGGGATAAGAGCCCTTGAAGTAGTCCTGATAGCTGTAATATCGTCAGTAGTAATTGAAGCAGCACTTCAAAAAATTATGCGCAGAGAAGTAACAGTTACTAAAGATGGTCATGCCATTTTAATAGGGTTAATTTTTGGTCTTATTCTTCCTGCGCATATTCCTTGGTGGGCTATAGTAGTAGGTGTATTTACAGGTCTATTAGTAGGTAAGCATGTCTATGGTGGTCTTGGAAGCAATCCTTTTAATCCTATTTTAGTAGGTTGGGCTTCTTTAAAACTTGGTTTCATGAGTCATATGGATATATCTGGTAGTATTTTAGGTATAACAAAATTTGAAGGCATGACTGCATTAGTAGAAGATTATAGTTATTTTAGCGAAGGCTATGGTATTGAAAGTTGGAGTGGTTTAGGTGGAAAAATTAAACTTCTTATTCATGTATTAATAGGTTGGAAACCATTGCCAGGGGAGGAATTAATTGGGTGTGTAGGTCAGATATGTGCCTTAGCAATAATTATTGGAGTTATATATCTATTTTGGAAAAAATACATTAGTTGGCATGCACCTGTAGGTTTTTTGGCTGCAGTATTACTTTTCTCTATTTTATTTGGTGAAAAAGATTATCTTTATCCTTATGTTTTAGTTCAGTTATTAAGTGGTGGTACTTTATTAGCTGCCTTTTTTATAATTACAGATCCCACTACTACTCCGGTTACATCTATAGGAATGTTGGTTTTTGGAGCAATGGCGGGCATTATTACAATGATTGGTAGACTTTGGGGGAGCTGGGTAGATCCAATTTGGTTTTCTATATTAGTAGTAAATGGTTTTACACCTTTAATTGATAGATTAATAAAACCAAGGCCTTTTGGGAGGGTAAAGAGCAGTGCGTGATATTGTAAAACTAATTGTGGTTTTAACAGCTTTTTGTGTAGCTTCAGCATTTTCTTTAGCTTTTGTTAGGGAGGCAACAAAAGAAAGGATAGAGTATCAAAAATTGAAAATATTAGTGGCGCCTGCTGTAAAAGCAGTATTCCCTGCTTTTGATAATGATCCTATTTTAGAAAGAGTGAAAGTAAAACTTAGTGAAAAAGAAATAATTAATGTATTTCCAGCTAAAAAAGGAGGTAGCTTAATAGGGATTGCTTATGAGGGTATAGGCTCAGGGCATGGAGGAGATGTAGAAGTATTAGTAGGAATAGATTTAGATGGGAAAATATTAGGAGTAAAAGTAGTAAAACATGGTGAGACTCCTGGTATTGGTACAAAAGCTACAGATTCAAAAGAATTTTTGGATCAATTTAAAGGAAAGGGTGTAGGAAGCAAACTTACTCTTACTGCAGCAGGAGGAGAGATTGAGGCTGTAAGTGGAGCGACAGAAACTTCTACAGCCATAACTGAAGCAGTAAGAAAGGCAATAGAAGTATTTCCAAAAGTAAAAGAACAGGTAATAGGGGGATAAAATGGATGGAAGCAGATTAGTAAAAGAATTTACTAAAGGATTATGGAAAGAGATTCCCCCATTTCGTTTTGTATTAGGTTTATGTCCTACTTTGGCTTGTACAACCACTGTAAGAGATGGTTTTGGTATGGGTCTTTGTCTCACATTTGTGCTTGTTTGTTCTAATATCCTTATTTCTTTATTAAGAAAAGTAATTCCTAGTCAAGTAAGAATTCCCTGTTTTATTGTTGTTGTAGCAACATTTGTAATTATTGTAGAGTTAGTTACTCAAGCCTATTTTTATTCCTTATATATGGCTTTAGGTATATTCATTCCACTTATTGTAGTAAACTGTATTCCTTTAGGTAGGGCTGAGGCATTTGCTTCTAAAAATGAAGTTATTTATTCATTGGCAGATGGTTTAGGTATGGGTTTGGGATTTACTTTTTCCCTTACTGCTTTAGCCATATTTAGAGAGGTACTTGGCAAAGGAACATTTTTGTATCATCATATTATGTGGTCTGGTTTTGAACCTTTTGCCTTTCTACAAAAGCCACCAGGTGCATTTGTTTGTTTAGGACTTATGTTAGGTATTATGAATCTTATAGGTAGTGGAGAAAAATAAAAAGGAGTAAGCTATGGAGCAAGAAGTTTGGACATTTTCAGATTACATTATGTTAGTTGTATCTGGAGTATTGGTAAACAATATTCTTCTAATCAGATTCTTAGGTAACTGTCCATTTTTGGGTGTTTCAAAAAAGATGGATACTGCTGTTGGTATGACATTTGGCGTTATATTTGTTTTAACTTGTACTGGCCCTATTACATGGTTTGTAGAGCATTATCTTTTAGAAAAGTTTGATATTGTTTATCTTGAAACATTGGCATTTATTTTAACAATTGCTGTTTTTGTCCAATTGGTAGAAATGGTGATAAAAAAGGTAAGTCCTGCTCTTTATAGAGGATTAGGTATTTATCTTCCTCTTATCACTACAAACTGTTGTATTTTAGGTACATGTTTCT includes:
- a CDS encoding chordopoxvirus fusion protein, coding for MFKQNELKERLRKGFSEKQATLLAEVLYDITDELVKAKDFNELKEIVKDLAKAQKELAEAQKRTEKRVEELAEAQKRTEERVEELAEAQKRTEERVEELAEAQKRTEERIEELAEAQKRTEKRVEELAEAQKRTEEELQKLIVEHKETRKQLGGLSITVGYRLEDDAFKALPKLLKQDFGLEIIGKLKRTYVTDKDGKPIEVNIIGEAVKDGERFTIIGEGKAQLSKNDINKFIKKKLKKLEGVFERIFPLIVTYMISEPNVDEYARKKGIKVYYSYEF
- the amrS gene encoding AmmeMemoRadiSam system radical SAM enzyme, with product MLYSRRDFLKCTFCFLASFFSDSWAKTIYFRKGLIKTKVSPYFKKLDNKSIMCTLCPRFCVVADGKRGYCEVRENRGGIYYSLVYGNPCAVHIDPIEKKPFFHVLPGTSAFSIATAGCNFDCKFCQNWEISQARPEETFNYDLPPEEVVALAKIYKCSSIASTYVEPMIFYEYMYDIGRLLKEEDILNTCHSNGFINPEPLRALCKYLDAACIDLKGFSEKFYEELTEGKLAPVLRTLKILRKEGVHTEIVNLIVPTKNDDFKMIKEMVEWIKTELGNDVPLHFTRFYPRYKLNNLPPTPIDTLEKARSIALKAGLKYVYIGNVPGHPAENTYCPRCDEVLIRRIGYRIEAIYLKDGKCGYCGFPIPGIWSKKKQKQGKQV
- a CDS encoding fused MFS/spermidine synthase, whose protein sequence is MPLGSAFILLGLAATLGQILFLRELMVLLSGNEITAGIALASWLLWTGLGSFIARWIKKEKIFFFFFFSIISLTLPGCLILCRLIKPILGLGEINSVLESLIVSFLILLPYAFFIGALFTLGCEVLRKFSQNQVITQVYLKEAIGAGIGGILFYFFLCPKIPILKIALYLSLLIATYSWFYGQRFSKILKVLNFLILCLIFISLINWQWLEKKSRQWQWQPYKVIVSKDTIYGHLTFLKTQNQIIVYESGLYAFTYPDPATTEYAVHLALLEHPKPKSVLLIGGGVSGCLNEILKHPSIKNIIYVELDPYLIKLSKRYLPNEIKNALKDKRVNVFHQDGRLFIKNITKKFDVIILHLGDPVTAQLNRFYTQDFFKEVKNILDKNGIFCLSVSSAPDMIGLVLADFLRSIYFTLKTVFKEVLALPGEKAYFLASPSKNTLTPNMEVLFERIKERKLNLKYVQEYYLKFDLSPLKLAFFKSILEETKIFDLNTDLKPRCYFYGMVLWSTTHFPAIRKTVLKLRHLSLTYCLFFIIALGILIFIFSKRYLNLPLFNAVFITGFTEMSLEIIVFISFQVFYGYVYHELAILITAFMLGLTFGSFIIRSYPPSKPKKFLLYLQAGLCIICFIELGIVYFLNNMKVLQYPILIHLLFPSLLLLAGILGGMQFLTAAETYRQAGEEIKKVASIFYGIDLFGSALGALGTSLIIIPILGIPNSLIILISLNLLALFLLLF
- a CDS encoding WD40 repeat domain-containing protein, with the protein product MLDKLKKEREGINMSDVKTWDWETREKLVTNVNEWIMKFPQVHEFVVSEDGEKIAAVVKTENETYTVCVNGETWESEFDKAWSLKFAPDGRLVVIVSEMGEWTVAVDGQTWEDKFEYVWDLKFSPNGKKIGVKVRQGGLYKVCIDGQSWENGFFDMREFIFSPDGRKVAATVQVEAMPEGDIFKFAEGLWTVAVDGKPWSKRFMNVWGIDFSFDANLIAAEVRFDPERYTIAINEKTWPETYSWVWAPVFKPNSTKVVAPVKKEKWFLAMDGEIIWPKGFRQIFYPVFSPDEISIAAVVALKNGKWTVAVDGKPWNIAVDSAVLKPVFSPDGERIAAIVKIDEPAYDLKPYPVYNIAVNDHIWPEWFDMVWDPVFSPDGEKLAAKVEKNGKYTIVIEGKVWGKEFDALWPPVFSPDGEKILVRCIEGGKYYRRIVPVSRILG
- a CDS encoding respiratory nitrate reductase subunit gamma, which codes for MYEFVRGPLLWFSFAVFILGSIGKILYICWLNYKKDQTIYDYFSIKYGLRSIIHWIIPFGSLNMRQRPIHTIVSWSFHFCLLVVPIFLMAHNVLWYESFRISWWTLPDQLADIMTLIVIGACVFFFVRRKVLPEVKYVTFTSDYVLLVIAALPFITGFLAYHQWLLPYKVMIILHILSGELMLIAIPFTRLDHMLTFWLTRSYMGSEFGGVRHVKDY
- a CDS encoding (Fe-S)-binding protein → MIELVRDWDKWQVKDIGLDEPVKKLTPERIEEVINRILKQEGWARIKMYVDTCIHCGLCSNACHHYLSNDCHPHFAPVGKIKDTLWIMLQKKGKVSPEFMKHVAETVYTECNVCMRCSQYCPFGIDIAYLISVVRRICHFLGLVPQYLQDTVNSHAVTMNQMWVKQDEWIDTLQWQEEEWQGEIPSVRIPIDKEGADVMYSVIGPEPKILAQLIGNAAVIMTVAGIDWTMPSFDGWDNSDMAMYSGDWEVMGRVKKAHFEAAMRLKCKKIVMGECGHAFRSVYDRGNRILGWKMHPIPIIHAVQFYYELIRDGKLKIARKIKEPVTLHDPCNIIRGRGLGEMARYVMRAICEDFRDMWPNKEYNYCCNAGGDTINCGPPWKKKRCDSNKVKAEQLKATGAKIVVTPCHNCHSGMEDIVHYYNLGMEVKFINELLIECIEIPENLKA
- a CDS encoding cytochrome c family protein, producing the protein MRKWMVFFCILSMVLIIGYLYAQDEEMVIAHKEVFQRLERAPVIFTHEKHVEELGGDEACKECHHIYSEEEGKLVYEEGEEVGCTECHGFKDEKREDGGKTPSLMNAYHINCVGCHRKLAKANKKTGPATCGECHIKKNWKLIEEEVEEEATHAEEAHHH
- a CDS encoding RnfABCDGE type electron transport complex subunit C: MKTGTIKGGIRFQIPKIDMLTEKLAVPKKIVIPLKQHEGPPCKAFVKKGQEVKIGDLIGESKSERSAPIYATVSGKVVDLPKRFPDIRGGYIPAVVIESDGKEEWASLEKTTDVFKAIELFGIVDGGIDAIPLSTKLNFAKSKNVRELIINGVDLEPGVSVRYKLVVEKREALAEGIKTLKNVLGATAAYLAIEDTNTVAQSELPGILSGVAELVLLKSKFPQGLDKFVVKAITGKEPPSPHGTPEDVGVCVIGAETAIAVSEAVKNAKPVIDQFITVYGAVSKPKNLQVRIGTPLKDVLSYCGANGDVAKVIVGGPMMGLAQYSLETPVTKEITAIYVQKESDLVTISDQKCINCGWCVKVCPMGLLPNVIASFCEVDMFEEAESYNLSYCIECGCCAYVCPAKIPLVHWIKYGKSQLKREEQ
- a CDS encoding RnfABCDGE type electron transport complex subunit D, whose product is MREEGLIVSVGPHIQGKESIKSMMLGFIIALIPAAIAGVYYFGIRALEVVLIAVISSVVIEAALQKIMRREVTVTKDGHAILIGLIFGLILPAHIPWWAIVVGVFTGLLVGKHVYGGLGSNPFNPILVGWASLKLGFMSHMDISGSILGITKFEGMTALVEDYSYFSEGYGIESWSGLGGKIKLLIHVLIGWKPLPGEELIGCVGQICALAIIIGVIYLFWKKYISWHAPVGFLAAVLLFSILFGEKDYLYPYVLVQLLSGGTLLAAFFIITDPTTTPVTSIGMLVFGAMAGIITMIGRLWGSWVDPIWFSILVVNGFTPLIDRLIKPRPFGRVKSSA